The Coffea arabica cultivar ET-39 chromosome 9e, Coffea Arabica ET-39 HiFi, whole genome shotgun sequence genome has a window encoding:
- the LOC113707835 gene encoding purine permease 21-like isoform X2 produces the protein MMSPGIFQGDLQSDAPCLRQYTWWLQVAIYTILTLAGQTVGVLLGRLYFDKGGNSEWMATLVQNIGFPVLLPFLLSSPSKTRNQETGIVRPSFVVLASTYTFLGLCLAGESLLYSLGLKYLPVSTFSLINTSQLAFNALFAYFLNSQKLTPFIINSLVLLTLSSVVLVIQDDSEDSNKTSNNKYTAGVICTIAASALYSFMLSATQLIIQKILKKETFRLIIDLTIYKSLVATVAITIGIFVSGQWKSLKSEMEEFKLGKVSYIMTLLWTAVSWQVFDLGCNGLIFKVSSLFSNVISVVGLPVAPVLAVVFFHDKVTGAKVLSLLLALWGFISYVYQQYLDDMKAKADRDSTSNEVVEASSVGIK, from the coding sequence ATGATGTCGCCTGGAATTTTCCAAGGTGACCTTCAATCAGATGCGCCATGCCTTAGGCAGTATACGTGGTGGCTTCAAGTTGCCATTTATACAATCCTCACACTTGCTGGCCAGACAGTTGGCGTTCTCTTGGGAAGATTGTATTTTGACAAGGGTGGAAATAGTGAATGGATGGCTACATTGGTGCAAAACATAGGCTTTCCAGTACTTCTTCCTTTCCTGCTTTCTTCACCCTCAAAAACTCGAAATCAAGAAACTGGCATTGTCCGGCCATCATTTGTGGTTTTAGCTTCAACTTATACCTTCCTTGGTCTATGTCTAGCAGGGGAATCTCTGTTATACTCACTTGGTCTAAAATACCTTCCAGTTTCCACTTTTTCTCTAATCAACACGAGCCAATTAGCCTTCAATGCTCTCTTTGCATATTTCCTCAACTCACAGAAGCTTACTCCTTTCATAATAAACTCGCTCGTGTTGCTGACTCTCTCCTCTGTAGTCCTCGTAATCCAAGATGATTCTGAAGATTCCAACAAAACCTCTAACAACAAATACACAGCTGGGGTCATATGCACTATTGCTGCATCTGCCTTGTATTCCTTTATGCTCTCTGCAACACAACTCATCATTCAAAAAATactgaaaaaagaaactttcaGACTGATAATTGATCTGACAATATATAAGTCCTTAGTTGCAACAGTTGCAATCACAATAGGGATTTTTGTCAGTGGACAATGGAAGAGTTTGAAGTCAGAAATGGAGGAGTTTAAGCTGGGGAAAGTGTCGTATATCATGACCTTGCTTTGGACCGCGGTATCATGGCAAGTTTTTGATCTTGGTTGCAACGGACTGATTTTCAAAGTTTCATCTCTATTCTCCAATGTCATTAGTGTTGTAGGCTTGCCTGTCGCTCCAGTTCTAGCTGTGGTATTTTTCCATGATAAGGTAACTGGTGCTAAGGTCTTATCCTTACTCTTAGCATTATGGGGATTTATATCATATGTTTATCAGCAGTATCTTGATGATATGAAGGCCAAGGCTGACAGGGATTCAACTTCCAATGAAGTTGTTGAAGCTTCCTCAGTTGGAATCAAGTAG
- the LOC113707835 gene encoding purine permease 21-like isoform X1, protein MEEAQEQSSIIKGSEAKEMMSPGIFQGDLQSDAPCLRQYTWWLQVAIYTILTLAGQTVGVLLGRLYFDKGGNSEWMATLVQNIGFPVLLPFLLSSPSKTRNQETGIVRPSFVVLASTYTFLGLCLAGESLLYSLGLKYLPVSTFSLINTSQLAFNALFAYFLNSQKLTPFIINSLVLLTLSSVVLVIQDDSEDSNKTSNNKYTAGVICTIAASALYSFMLSATQLIIQKILKKETFRLIIDLTIYKSLVATVAITIGIFVSGQWKSLKSEMEEFKLGKVSYIMTLLWTAVSWQVFDLGCNGLIFKVSSLFSNVISVVGLPVAPVLAVVFFHDKVTGAKVLSLLLALWGFISYVYQQYLDDMKAKADRDSTSNEVVEASSVGIK, encoded by the exons ATGGAGGAAGCTCAAGAACAGTCATCAATCATCAAAG GTTCTGAAGCTAAAGAAATGATGTCGCCTGGAATTTTCCAAGGTGACCTTCAATCAGATGCGCCATGCCTTAGGCAGTATACGTGGTGGCTTCAAGTTGCCATTTATACAATCCTCACACTTGCTGGCCAGACAGTTGGCGTTCTCTTGGGAAGATTGTATTTTGACAAGGGTGGAAATAGTGAATGGATGGCTACATTGGTGCAAAACATAGGCTTTCCAGTACTTCTTCCTTTCCTGCTTTCTTCACCCTCAAAAACTCGAAATCAAGAAACTGGCATTGTCCGGCCATCATTTGTGGTTTTAGCTTCAACTTATACCTTCCTTGGTCTATGTCTAGCAGGGGAATCTCTGTTATACTCACTTGGTCTAAAATACCTTCCAGTTTCCACTTTTTCTCTAATCAACACGAGCCAATTAGCCTTCAATGCTCTCTTTGCATATTTCCTCAACTCACAGAAGCTTACTCCTTTCATAATAAACTCGCTCGTGTTGCTGACTCTCTCCTCTGTAGTCCTCGTAATCCAAGATGATTCTGAAGATTCCAACAAAACCTCTAACAACAAATACACAGCTGGGGTCATATGCACTATTGCTGCATCTGCCTTGTATTCCTTTATGCTCTCTGCAACACAACTCATCATTCAAAAAATactgaaaaaagaaactttcaGACTGATAATTGATCTGACAATATATAAGTCCTTAGTTGCAACAGTTGCAATCACAATAGGGATTTTTGTCAGTGGACAATGGAAGAGTTTGAAGTCAGAAATGGAGGAGTTTAAGCTGGGGAAAGTGTCGTATATCATGACCTTGCTTTGGACCGCGGTATCATGGCAAGTTTTTGATCTTGGTTGCAACGGACTGATTTTCAAAGTTTCATCTCTATTCTCCAATGTCATTAGTGTTGTAGGCTTGCCTGTCGCTCCAGTTCTAGCTGTGGTATTTTTCCATGATAAGGTAACTGGTGCTAAGGTCTTATCCTTACTCTTAGCATTATGGGGATTTATATCATATGTTTATCAGCAGTATCTTGATGATATGAAGGCCAAGGCTGACAGGGATTCAACTTCCAATGAAGTTGTTGAAGCTTCCTCAGTTGGAATCAAGTAG